A genomic stretch from Dissulfurispira thermophila includes:
- the gap gene encoding type I glyceraldehyde-3-phosphate dehydrogenase, with translation MAIRVAINGFGRIGRNFLRACKGYGDIEIVAINDLTDAKTLAHLLKYDSVHGTFDANVKAADNSIIVDGKEIKVSAERSPENLPWKALNVDVVIESTGLFTDREKASKHLDAGAKWVVISAPAKEPDITVCLGINEENLDPAKHRIISNASCTTNCLAPIAKVLHKEFGIIRGLMTTVHSYTNDQRILDLPHKDLRRARAAAVSMIPSTTGAAKAIGLVLPELKGKLDGFAIRVTTPNVSVVDLVAELSRDVTAEEVNAAMKKWAEGPMKGILQYVEEPLVSIDFNGNPHSSIFDATLTKVMENRMVKVISWYDNEWGYSSRLRDLVLYINKKSR, from the coding sequence ATGGCAATAAGAGTGGCAATCAATGGTTTTGGTAGGATTGGAAGGAACTTTCTGAGGGCATGTAAAGGATATGGCGACATAGAGATTGTTGCTATCAATGACCTCACAGATGCAAAGACACTTGCACATCTGCTGAAATATGACTCTGTGCATGGCACATTTGATGCAAATGTGAAGGCTGCTGATAACTCAATTATAGTTGATGGCAAAGAAATTAAGGTTTCAGCAGAGAGATCTCCTGAAAATCTCCCATGGAAGGCATTAAATGTAGATGTAGTTATAGAATCCACAGGTCTTTTTACAGACAGGGAAAAGGCATCAAAACATCTCGATGCAGGAGCAAAATGGGTCGTTATATCAGCACCCGCTAAAGAGCCTGATATAACTGTCTGTCTCGGAATCAATGAAGAAAACCTCGACCCCGCAAAACACAGGATAATTTCTAATGCCTCGTGCACCACAAATTGTCTTGCACCTATCGCAAAAGTACTACACAAAGAATTTGGAATCATAAGGGGTCTTATGACAACAGTGCATTCTTATACCAATGACCAAAGGATACTCGACCTTCCTCATAAGGACTTAAGAAGAGCAAGAGCAGCCGCTGTATCAATGATCCCTTCTACTACTGGAGCAGCAAAAGCTATAGGTCTCGTGCTTCCAGAGTTAAAAGGTAAACTTGATGGATTTGCAATAAGGGTGACCACACCAAATGTCTCGGTTGTTGACCTGGTTGCAGAACTATCCAGAGATGTAACTGCCGAGGAAGTCAATGCCGCCATGAAAAAATGGGCAGAGGGACCAATGAAAGGCATCCTTCAGTATGTAGAAGAGCCTCTCGTATCTATTGATTTCAACGGCAACCCTCATTCATCGATATTCGATGCTACACTTACAAAAGTTATGGAAAATCGTATGGTAAAGGTTATCTCATGGTATGACAATGAATGGGGTTATAGTTCGAGATTAAGAGACCTTGTTCTTTATATCAATAAAAAATCGAGATAA
- a CDS encoding DUF1015 domain-containing protein yields MAKIIPFRGILYNPAKVSGDEVIAPPYDVITPEYRDVLYNKSPYNIVRVDFGKELPNDTNGDNKYTRARGFFEHWIKQGILVQDANPMFYAYEIDYNLYGKNKTLRGLMSLVKIEELGKGVFPHEATHAKPKADRLNLMRACLANISPIYSLYNSPEKITSSILNNIKDKPYISARDIDGAVHKLYKIQDKLQIDAIIKELSDKPIFIADGHHRYEVALEFFKEMGDGPWEYVLMFLANISDEGIAILPTHRLIKGITNANEILHKLQMDFEIETIKDNIESEDPENQKIFWGAESGCRFGLYIGKERQWYILKYRGTDLKDIEPALKNLDVVVLHELILKRDLGITNVTYEMDVKEAIKRTDDGEFDAAFFLRPTSVDDVERVALSGLRMPPKSTYFYPKLLTGMVINKFIVNE; encoded by the coding sequence ATGGCAAAAATTATTCCTTTCAGGGGAATCCTATATAATCCAGCAAAAGTTTCAGGTGATGAGGTAATCGCTCCTCCATATGATGTAATTACACCTGAATACAGAGATGTCCTTTACAATAAAAGCCCTTACAATATCGTCAGAGTAGATTTTGGCAAGGAACTCCCAAATGATACGAATGGTGATAACAAATATACAAGGGCAAGAGGGTTTTTTGAACATTGGATAAAACAAGGCATTCTTGTTCAGGATGCAAACCCAATGTTTTATGCTTATGAAATTGACTACAATCTGTATGGCAAGAATAAAACCTTAAGAGGACTTATGAGCCTTGTTAAGATAGAGGAGCTTGGCAAAGGTGTATTTCCACATGAGGCCACCCATGCAAAACCAAAGGCTGATAGACTAAATCTCATGAGGGCATGCCTTGCAAATATAAGTCCTATATACTCTCTTTATAACAGTCCTGAAAAGATAACCTCCAGCATATTAAATAATATCAAAGACAAACCATATATCAGTGCAAGAGATATAGATGGAGCAGTACATAAGCTTTATAAGATACAAGACAAGTTGCAAATAGATGCAATAATAAAAGAGTTGTCAGACAAACCTATATTTATAGCTGATGGACACCACAGATATGAAGTTGCATTGGAATTTTTCAAAGAAATGGGGGATGGACCGTGGGAATATGTGTTAATGTTCCTTGCAAATATATCTGATGAGGGCATTGCAATACTTCCGACTCACAGGCTAATCAAGGGCATAACTAATGCAAATGAAATCTTGCACAAACTCCAGATGGACTTTGAAATAGAAACTATTAAGGACAATATAGAATCAGAGGACCCAGAAAATCAGAAGATTTTCTGGGGTGCAGAATCAGGGTGCAGATTCGGTCTCTATATTGGCAAAGAAAGACAATGGTATATCTTGAAATACAGGGGCACAGATCTCAAAGATATAGAGCCTGCCTTAAAAAACCTCGATGTGGTGGTTCTTCATGAGTTAATACTAAAAAGAGACCTTGGAATAACCAATGTGACATATGAAATGGATGTAAAAGAAGCTATAAAGAGAACAGATGATGGGGAGTTTGACGCAGCATTTTTTCTAAGACCAACAAGTGTGGATGATGTTGAAAGAGTTGCACTATCAGGGTTGAGAATGCCACCTAAATCAACATATTTTTATCCAAAGCTTTTAACCGGAATGGTTATTAATAAATTCATAGTCAATGAGTAA
- a CDS encoding phosphoglycerate kinase, with the protein MAKKNNISVEIKDILGKLTIEDLQIKGKRVFIRTDFNVPIDDNMVITDDRRIRSTLPTINYAIDEGAKVILASHLGRPKGKVEPRFSLAPVAKRLQRLLNKEVIFAPDCIGPQVESLVSKMRDGDVMLLENLRFHPGEEKNDEAFAKSLSKLADFYVNDAFGAAHRAHASIAGITKFLPSAAGFLLKKEIEYLKGVVDNPVRPFVAILGGAKVSGKIGVLENLADKVDKVIVGGGMAYTFIKAMEYEIGDSLVEEDMIELAKNIMDRLKKNNVKFYLPVDSVVAQSLEPGAETKIVTTQEIPRGWRALDIGPASVKLFSEALQNAKTIIWNGPMGVFEIDAFSRGTFAIAHAVADAYALTIVGGGDTDFAVHKAGVSDAITFISTGGGASLQLLEGKELPGISALTDKK; encoded by the coding sequence ATGGCAAAGAAAAATAACATATCTGTTGAGATAAAGGATATTCTTGGTAAACTTACAATAGAAGACCTTCAGATAAAGGGCAAGCGAGTTTTTATAAGGACAGATTTTAATGTACCCATCGATGACAATATGGTTATCACAGATGACAGGCGAATCCGTTCCACTCTGCCTACCATCAACTATGCTATAGATGAAGGTGCAAAGGTAATCCTCGCATCTCATTTAGGCAGACCAAAAGGAAAGGTAGAGCCAAGATTTAGCCTTGCACCTGTTGCAAAAAGATTACAAAGACTTCTTAATAAAGAGGTCATTTTTGCTCCTGACTGCATAGGCCCACAGGTAGAAAGCCTTGTGTCGAAAATGAGAGACGGAGATGTAATGCTGTTAGAAAACCTTCGTTTCCATCCCGGTGAAGAAAAAAACGATGAGGCATTTGCAAAGTCTCTATCAAAGTTAGCAGATTTTTATGTGAATGATGCCTTTGGTGCAGCACATAGGGCACATGCATCCATCGCAGGGATTACAAAATTTCTCCCATCTGCTGCAGGTTTTTTGCTTAAGAAAGAGATAGAATATCTCAAAGGTGTTGTGGACAATCCTGTAAGACCATTTGTAGCTATACTCGGGGGAGCAAAGGTATCAGGGAAAATAGGGGTTTTAGAAAATCTTGCTGATAAAGTAGATAAGGTGATAGTTGGCGGAGGAATGGCATATACATTTATAAAAGCAATGGAATATGAAATTGGTGATTCTCTTGTAGAAGAAGATATGATAGAGCTTGCAAAAAATATAATGGATAGGCTCAAAAAAAACAATGTGAAGTTCTATCTCCCGGTTGACAGCGTGGTTGCTCAGAGTCTAGAGCCGGGTGCAGAGACCAAGATAGTCACAACTCAGGAAATTCCCAGGGGATGGAGGGCACTGGACATAGGACCCGCATCAGTAAAACTATTTTCTGAAGCACTTCAGAATGCAAAGACCATAATTTGGAACGGTCCGATGGGTGTATTTGAGATAGATGCATTCTCGCGGGGAACTTTTGCTATTGCACATGCTGTTGCTGATGCTTATGCCCTGACAATTGTTGGCGGTGGCGATACTGATTTTGCCGTTCATAAAGCAGGTGTCAGCGATGCTATAACCTTCATATCAACAGGGGGAGGCGCATCACTCCAGTTGCTGGAAGGTAAGGAACTTCCCGGAATATCTGCTTTAACAGATAAAAAATAA